The following coding sequences are from one Pocillopora verrucosa isolate sample1 chromosome 5, ASM3666991v2, whole genome shotgun sequence window:
- the LOC131781144 gene encoding uncharacterized protein isoform X1: protein MDSHISKEKLRCKIVTTYGRKKLHLSEWDLLELPAAVLELTELEELDLSGNKLKTIPENLGKLNNITVLRVSGNQLSIFPASLTQLKKLEWLDISHNKLTTIHDDVREMVGLWGLDLSYNQLTVLSPAIKQLKKLKRLRISHNKLTTIPDAIGGMVELEVLGLSYNQLTVLSPAIKQLKKLKQLSISHNKLTTIPDAIGEVVALEVLGLSYNQLTELSPAITQLKKLKWLDISHNKLTIISDAVCEMVELWGLNLSYNQLTVLNPAIKQLKTLQSLFVNGNPFTVEGMSSVMELEDRRMINGVFSDLQGQIADRRKVQLAYERALKDGYITVYRSRILLIGQDRAGKTSLKKSFLDLPFDPEEQSTEGIEVDPSKCEIDVHQAARNWQSIGENKPGLLECSKDVAKTVVEKIFIQDESSEDAEEGSFYVYKFVENRDYWSVHAMQNISIEQTMDCISDEPKVEDKGDYPSVDAMHNISLEHTMGCIPDEPKVIIDVGQPPDTVKHVHQWLEYLRGKDVKNGLFKEESYVMDIWDFAGQHLYYASHPIFLSQRALYILVHNLSKPLDAAAEPCMRQGSNDVKLENPNSETNMENLLSWLATVHSVALANDDKDDDAQHRLPYLRPPVFIVGTHADKPVEDIAVVKKQIQERISGMEYEKHVIRPLFCIDNTERPNLIKKFIQKIQKQRGKHKTAEEEGKADGIKELQNKILEVLRQEPYMGERIPVRWFLFEKVIEALVAKQIYHRNLQQLEHYAKKDCFMKDAKEFESMISFYHGLGMIIKHRSTVVLKAQWLIDLFKQLITIPPFNKQNARYANFWRELEGSGILSMEHVDYVFSSFIQPGIIREDILDMMEQFGLIAKFSVSPNEEKYFVPAQLKSSPVELCKMEPSPTDPCPLYLLFVHGFVPHGLFLQLVSRSIHWCSKTWATHQPTLYQNGAWFIIGKDIHDFVLICKTGFVKVILRQKAQSHQVVGQNSIELATLVREFLEDTLKNLSQEMPYLRGLQYRLCVACPNCHQRTDEMRRACSDHMKTTCTHKDCLHLIDANEGQPDICKRKPWDMIETVCGLKKWFLKRRSQGLSSSNVAARSHDKASEINPMKSATALKVTLLGSEWSSSMGGLSTINRQLAILLAKHSEVDVTLLVPQFACSDDERRMASSHNVSIQDAEKLAGFSDPLEWLSFPPRDLDIDFVLGHGAKLGKQAQVIRKYHSCKWIQVVHTAPEELGMYKDYPMAISKGEDKRTTEVELCKLADAVVAVGPKLTKAYSSYLRSCEKHQDIIQLTPSTFIEFSDVKQAAVDMDNFKVLTFGRGDPEDFSLKGYDISARAIVELKDRSYHLTFVGAPDGKQDEVAKNLLKSGIDKKQLAVNKFVQSKERLKELFCEVDLCIMPSRTEGFGLTALEALSAGLPILVSGNSGFGEALCTVPSGKSFVVESEDPQEWAKAIACVRQKKRSDRLQDIQQLRRSYEEKFSWEKQCDSLVEKMWDIVHASKRQDTSFRARQVKVVDTSTEQLTVDSLLTPSSLKRIIQELHQMQLDASKVKSRTDLSLGLRNIASDRGFRISDNEGLGNCMFYALSEQLEIVKGIKIPHCELRQILVQYLRDNPKLPDGTDLFHFVHGHQTWNGYLAHMEQDGTWGDHVILCAAANYFKTFIHVVSSLSHSNDVIITPYCPVDKSKPLVLGHIHEVHYVSLQPVQG, encoded by the exons ATGGATTCCCATATTTCTAAAGAAAAGCTGAGATGTAAGATTGTAACAACTTATGGAAGAAAGAAATTACATCTGTCAGAGTGGGATTTGCTTGAGTTGCCTGCAGCTGTGCTGGAATTAACTGAGTTGGAGGAACTTGACCTGTCAGggaataaacttaaaacaatacCTGAAAATCTTGGAAAACTAAATAATATTACAGTGCTTCGTGTAAGTGGAAACCAGCTGTCCATATTCCCTGCAAGTTTGACGCAGCTGAAGAAACTCGAATGGCTGGACATCtcacataacaaactaaccacCATCCATGATGATGTTCGTGAGATGGTGGGACTGTGGGGACTGGATCTGAGTTACAACCAGTTGACTGTGTTAAGTCCAGCtataaaacagctgaagaaactcaaacgGCTGCGCATCtcacataacaaactaaccacCATCCCTGACGCTATTGGTGGGATGGTGGAACTGGAGGTACTGGGTCTGAGTTACAACCAGTTGACTGTGTTAAGTCCAGCtataaaacagctgaaaaaaCTCAAACAGCTGAGCATCtcacataacaaactaaccacCATCCCCGATGCTATTGGTGAGGTGGTGGCACTGGAGGTACTGGGTCTGAGTTACAACCAGTTGACTGAATTGAGTCCAGCGATAACACAGCTGAAAAAACTCAAATGGCTGGATATCTCACACAACAAACTTACCATCATCTCTGACGCTGTTTGTGAGATGGTGGAACTGTGGGGACTGAATCTGAGTTACAACCAGTTGACTGTGTTAAATCCAGCCATAAAACAGCTGAAGACACTCCAATCGTTGTTTGTGAATGGGAATCCTTTTACAGTTGAAGGAATGAGTAGTGTTATGGAGCTAGAAGATAGAAGAATGATTAACGGAGTATTTTCAGATCTTCAAG GCCAAATAGCAGATCGACGTAAAGTACAGCTAGCTTATGAAAGGGCTTTGAAAGATGGATATATCACAGTTTACCGCAGTAGAATATTACTCATTGGTCAGGATCGAGCTGGTAAAACCAGTTTAAAGAAGAGTTTCCTAGACCTTCCATTTGACCCTGAGGAACAAAGCACTGAGGGGATTGAAGTAGATCCTTCAAAGTGTGAGATTGATGTTCATCAAGCTGCAAGGAACTGGCAGTCCATTGGTGAGAATAAACCAGGACTGTTGGAATGTTCTAAAGATGTGGCAAAGACTGTTgtagagaaaatttttatacAAGATGAAAGTTCAGAAGATGCAGAAGAGGGATCTTTTTATGTCTACAAATTT GTTGAGAATAGAGATTACTGGTCAGTTCATGCTATGCAGAACATCAGCATTGAACAGACAATGGACTGCATCTCAGATGAGCCCAAG GTTGAGGATAAAGGAGATTACCCATCAGTAGATGCTATGCACAACATTAGCCTTGAACACACAATGGGCTGCATCCCAGATGAGCCCAAGGTAATTATCGATGTTGGTCAACCCCCTGATACTGTGAAGCATGTTCATCAGTGGTTGGAGTATCTCCGAGGCAAAGATGTCAAAAATGGTTTATTCAAAGAAGAATCCTATGTTATGGATATTTGGGACTTTGCAGGGCAACACCTGTACTATGCCAGCCATCCTATCTTCTTATCACAGCGAGCATTGTACATATTGGTGCACAATCTCAGCAAGCCTTTGGATGCTGCAGCTGAGCCCTGCATGAGACAAGGGAGTAATGATGTGAAATTGGAAAACCCTAACAGTGAAacaaacatggagaatttgctgTCATGGCTGGCTACAGTACACAGTGTTGCCCTGGCAAACGATGACAAAGATGATGATGCACAACATAGGCTTCCCTACCTCCGTCCCCCGGTGTTTATTGTTGGAACACATGCTGACAAACCAGTTGAAGACATAGCAgttgtaaaaaaacaaatacaggaGAGAATTTCTGGTATGGAATATGAGAAGCATGTGATCAGACCCTTATTCTGCATTGACAACACTGAGAGGCCAAACTTGATCAAGAAATTTATCCAGAAGATTCAAAAGCagagaggaaaacataaaacaG CAGAGGAAGAAGGAAAAGCAGATGGAATAAAAGAATTGCAGAACAAAATCCTGGAGGTGTTGAGGCAGGAGCCTTATATGGGGGAGAGGATACCTGTCAG ATGGTTTTTGTTCGAAAAGGTGATTGAAGCTTTGGTGGCTAAACAGATTTATCACAGAAATCTGCAACAACTTGAGCACTATGCAAAGAAAGATTGTTTCATGAAAGATGCAAAAGAGTTTGAGTCCATGATCAGTTTTTACCATGGCCTGGGGATGATAATCAAGCACCGCAGTACAGTTGTACTAAAGGCTCAGTGGTTGATTGATCTGTTCAAACAGCTGATAACCATTCCACCTTTCAATAAACAG AATGCTCGATATGCTAATTTCTGGCGGGAGCTTGAAGGAAGTGGCATCCTTAGCATGGAACATGTTGATTACGTGTTCTCCAGCTTTATTCAACCAGGAATCATTAGAGAAGACATTCTGGACATGATGGAGCAATTTGGTTTGATCGCTAAGTTCTCAGTTTCCCCAAATGAGGAGAAGTACTTTGTACCAGCTCAGTTGAAGTCATCACCAGTAGAACTCTGTAAGATGGAACCATCACCAACTGATCCATGTCCATTGTATCTCCTCTTTGTCCATGGCTTTGTCCCTCATGGTCTCTTCTTGCAGCTTGTCTCGCGATCCATTCATTGGTGTTCAAAGACATGGGCCACACATCAACCCACCCTGTACCAAAATGGAGCATGGTTCATCATTGGAAAAGATATTCATGATTTTGTCCTCATATGCAAAACAGGATTTGTGAAGGTAATCTTGAGACAAAAAGCACAAAGTCATCAGGTTGTAGGACAGAACTCCATCGAACTAGCAACTCTTGTTCGTGAATTTCTTGAAGACACCCTAAAGAATTTGTCACAAGAAATGCCCTACCTGAGGGGACTGCAGTATAGGCTGTGTGTTGCATGTCCTAACTGTCATCAAAGGACAGATGAAATGCGTCGTGCATGCTCAGACCACATGAAAACCACTTGCACACACAAGGACTGCCTCCACCTCATTGATGCAAACGAAGGTCAGCCGGACATCTGTAAGCGAAAACCTTGGGATATGATAGAAACAGTTTGTGGATTGAAGAAATGGTTCTTGAAAAGAAGAAGTCAG ggttTGTCCTCTTCAAATGTAGCTGCTAGATCACATGATAAAGCGAGTGAAATCAATCCGATGAAGTCTGCCACAGCATTGAAGGTGACTCTCCTGGGCAGTGAGTGGAGTTCGTCAATGGGGGGCTTGTCCACTATCAATAGACAGCTTGCCATTCTGTTGGCCAAACATTCTGAAGTGGATGTTACTCTCCTTGTCCCACAGTTTGCCTGTTCTGATGACGAGAGGAGAATGGCATCTAGTCACAATGTTTCTATCCAAGACGCCGAGAAACTTGCAGGCTTCAGTGATCCTCTTGAATGGTTGAGTTTTCCACCAAGAGACCTTGACATTGACTTTGTGCTGGGTCATGGTGCAAAGCTTGGTAAGCAAGCCCAAGTTATCAGAAAGTATCACAGTTGCAAGTGGATTCAGGTGGTGCACACTGCACCTGAAGAACTAGGAATGTACAAAGACTATCCCATGGCCATTTCCAAAGGTGAAGATAAGAGAACAACTGAAGTGGAGTTGTGTAAGTTGGCAGATGCTGTGGTAGCAGTTGGACCAAAGTTGACAAAGGCATACTCTTCTTACTTGCGCTCATGTGAGAAGCACCAAGATATAATTCAACTGACACCAAGCACGTTCATTGAGTTTTCTGACGTTAAACAAGCTGCAGTTGACATGGACAACTTTAAGGTTCTAACGTTTGGCCGTGGTGACCCAGAGGACTTCAGCTTGAAGGGCTATGATATCTCTGCCAGAGCAATAGTTGAACTGAAAGACAGGTCTTATCATCTGACTTTCGTGGGTGCACCTGACGGTAAACAGGATGAGGTAGCAAAGAATTTACTCAAGAGTGGAATTGATAAAAAGCAGCTGGCGGTGAATAAATTTGTGCAAAGTAAAGAGAgattgaaagaattattttgtgaagTAGATCTCTGCATCATGCCCTCTAGAACAGAGGGGTTTGGTTTGACGGCTTTAGAAGCATTGTCTGCTGGTCTTCCCATTCTTGTCAGTGGAAACTCAGGATTTGGTGAAGCACTGTGCACTGTACCATCAGGAAAATCATTCGTGGTGGAGTCTGAGGACCCTCAGGAGTGGGCAAAGGCAATTGCTTGTGTCCGACAGAAGAAAAGATCAGATCGACTTCAAGATATTCAACAGCTGAGGAGGTCATATGAAGAGAAGTTTAGCTGGGAGAAGCAGTGTGACAGTCTTGTGGAAAAGATGTGGGACATAGTTCATG CTTCTAAAAGACAAGACACAAGTTTCAGAGCTCGGCAGGTCAAAGTTGTTGACACGTCAACTGAACAACTAACAGTGGATTCATTACTGACTCCAA GTTCTCTCAAACGAATCATCCAGGAACTTCACCAGATGCAACTGGATGCAAGCAAAGTCAAGAGCAGAACAGATCTATCTTTGGGGCTGAGGAATATTGCATCAGATAGGGGCTTCAGAATATCTGACAACGAAGGATTAGGAAATTGCATGTTCTATGCCTTGTCTGAACAACTGGAAATTGTTAAGGGAATCAAAATCCCACATTGCGAATTAAGACAAATCTTGGTTCAGTACCTCAGGGATAACCCAAAACTT CCAGATGGAACAGATCTGTTTCACTTTGTCCATGGACATCAAACATGGAATGGATACCTGGCACACATGGAACAAGATGGCACTTGGGGTGATCATGTGATCCTGTGTGCTGCAGCAAACTACTTTAAAACATTCATTCATGTGGTCAGCAGTCTATCTCATAGCAATGATGTAATCATAACGCCATATTGTCCAGTTGACAAAAGCAAACCTCTTGTGCTGGGACATATTCATGAGGTGCACTATGTTAGCCTTCAACCTGTGCAAG GTTAA
- the LOC131781144 gene encoding uncharacterized protein isoform X2: protein MDSHISKEKLRCKIVTTYGRKKLHLSEWDLLELPAAVLELTELEELDLSGNKLKTIPENLGKLNNITVLRVSGNQLSIFPASLTQLKKLEWLDISHNKLTTIHDDVREMVGLWGLDLSYNQLTVLSPAIKQLKKLKRLRISHNKLTTIPDAIGGMVELEVLGLSYNQLTVLSPAIKQLKKLKQLSISHNKLTTIPDAIGEVVALEVLGLSYNQLTELSPAITQLKKLKWLDISHNKLTIISDAVCEMVELWGLNLSYNQLTVLNPAIKQLKTLQSLFVNGNPFTVEGMSSVMELEDRRMINGVFSDLQGQIADRRKVQLAYERALKDGYITVYRSRILLIGQDRAGKTSLKKSFLDLPFDPEEQSTEGIEVDPSKCEIDVHQAARNWQSIGENKPGLLECSKDVAKTVVEKIFIQDESSEDAEEGSFYVYKFVENRDYWSVHAMQNISIEQTMDCISDEPKVEDKGDYPSVDAMHNISLEHTMGCIPDEPKVIIDVGQPPDTVKHVHQWLEYLRGKDVKNGLFKEESYVMDIWDFAGQHLYYASHPIFLSQRALYILVHNLSKPLDAAAEPCMRQGSNDVKLENPNSETNMENLLSWLATVHSVALANDDKDDDAQHRLPYLRPPVFIVGTHADKPVEDIAVVKKQIQERISGMEYEKHVIRPLFCIDNTERPNLIKKFIQKIQKQRGKHKTEEEGKADGIKELQNKILEVLRQEPYMGERIPVRWFLFEKVIEALVAKQIYHRNLQQLEHYAKKDCFMKDAKEFESMISFYHGLGMIIKHRSTVVLKAQWLIDLFKQLITIPPFNKQNARYANFWRELEGSGILSMEHVDYVFSSFIQPGIIREDILDMMEQFGLIAKFSVSPNEEKYFVPAQLKSSPVELCKMEPSPTDPCPLYLLFVHGFVPHGLFLQLVSRSIHWCSKTWATHQPTLYQNGAWFIIGKDIHDFVLICKTGFVKVILRQKAQSHQVVGQNSIELATLVREFLEDTLKNLSQEMPYLRGLQYRLCVACPNCHQRTDEMRRACSDHMKTTCTHKDCLHLIDANEGQPDICKRKPWDMIETVCGLKKWFLKRRSQGLSSSNVAARSHDKASEINPMKSATALKVTLLGSEWSSSMGGLSTINRQLAILLAKHSEVDVTLLVPQFACSDDERRMASSHNVSIQDAEKLAGFSDPLEWLSFPPRDLDIDFVLGHGAKLGKQAQVIRKYHSCKWIQVVHTAPEELGMYKDYPMAISKGEDKRTTEVELCKLADAVVAVGPKLTKAYSSYLRSCEKHQDIIQLTPSTFIEFSDVKQAAVDMDNFKVLTFGRGDPEDFSLKGYDISARAIVELKDRSYHLTFVGAPDGKQDEVAKNLLKSGIDKKQLAVNKFVQSKERLKELFCEVDLCIMPSRTEGFGLTALEALSAGLPILVSGNSGFGEALCTVPSGKSFVVESEDPQEWAKAIACVRQKKRSDRLQDIQQLRRSYEEKFSWEKQCDSLVEKMWDIVHASKRQDTSFRARQVKVVDTSTEQLTVDSLLTPSSLKRIIQELHQMQLDASKVKSRTDLSLGLRNIASDRGFRISDNEGLGNCMFYALSEQLEIVKGIKIPHCELRQILVQYLRDNPKLPDGTDLFHFVHGHQTWNGYLAHMEQDGTWGDHVILCAAANYFKTFIHVVSSLSHSNDVIITPYCPVDKSKPLVLGHIHEVHYVSLQPVQG, encoded by the exons ATGGATTCCCATATTTCTAAAGAAAAGCTGAGATGTAAGATTGTAACAACTTATGGAAGAAAGAAATTACATCTGTCAGAGTGGGATTTGCTTGAGTTGCCTGCAGCTGTGCTGGAATTAACTGAGTTGGAGGAACTTGACCTGTCAGggaataaacttaaaacaatacCTGAAAATCTTGGAAAACTAAATAATATTACAGTGCTTCGTGTAAGTGGAAACCAGCTGTCCATATTCCCTGCAAGTTTGACGCAGCTGAAGAAACTCGAATGGCTGGACATCtcacataacaaactaaccacCATCCATGATGATGTTCGTGAGATGGTGGGACTGTGGGGACTGGATCTGAGTTACAACCAGTTGACTGTGTTAAGTCCAGCtataaaacagctgaagaaactcaaacgGCTGCGCATCtcacataacaaactaaccacCATCCCTGACGCTATTGGTGGGATGGTGGAACTGGAGGTACTGGGTCTGAGTTACAACCAGTTGACTGTGTTAAGTCCAGCtataaaacagctgaaaaaaCTCAAACAGCTGAGCATCtcacataacaaactaaccacCATCCCCGATGCTATTGGTGAGGTGGTGGCACTGGAGGTACTGGGTCTGAGTTACAACCAGTTGACTGAATTGAGTCCAGCGATAACACAGCTGAAAAAACTCAAATGGCTGGATATCTCACACAACAAACTTACCATCATCTCTGACGCTGTTTGTGAGATGGTGGAACTGTGGGGACTGAATCTGAGTTACAACCAGTTGACTGTGTTAAATCCAGCCATAAAACAGCTGAAGACACTCCAATCGTTGTTTGTGAATGGGAATCCTTTTACAGTTGAAGGAATGAGTAGTGTTATGGAGCTAGAAGATAGAAGAATGATTAACGGAGTATTTTCAGATCTTCAAG GCCAAATAGCAGATCGACGTAAAGTACAGCTAGCTTATGAAAGGGCTTTGAAAGATGGATATATCACAGTTTACCGCAGTAGAATATTACTCATTGGTCAGGATCGAGCTGGTAAAACCAGTTTAAAGAAGAGTTTCCTAGACCTTCCATTTGACCCTGAGGAACAAAGCACTGAGGGGATTGAAGTAGATCCTTCAAAGTGTGAGATTGATGTTCATCAAGCTGCAAGGAACTGGCAGTCCATTGGTGAGAATAAACCAGGACTGTTGGAATGTTCTAAAGATGTGGCAAAGACTGTTgtagagaaaatttttatacAAGATGAAAGTTCAGAAGATGCAGAAGAGGGATCTTTTTATGTCTACAAATTT GTTGAGAATAGAGATTACTGGTCAGTTCATGCTATGCAGAACATCAGCATTGAACAGACAATGGACTGCATCTCAGATGAGCCCAAG GTTGAGGATAAAGGAGATTACCCATCAGTAGATGCTATGCACAACATTAGCCTTGAACACACAATGGGCTGCATCCCAGATGAGCCCAAGGTAATTATCGATGTTGGTCAACCCCCTGATACTGTGAAGCATGTTCATCAGTGGTTGGAGTATCTCCGAGGCAAAGATGTCAAAAATGGTTTATTCAAAGAAGAATCCTATGTTATGGATATTTGGGACTTTGCAGGGCAACACCTGTACTATGCCAGCCATCCTATCTTCTTATCACAGCGAGCATTGTACATATTGGTGCACAATCTCAGCAAGCCTTTGGATGCTGCAGCTGAGCCCTGCATGAGACAAGGGAGTAATGATGTGAAATTGGAAAACCCTAACAGTGAAacaaacatggagaatttgctgTCATGGCTGGCTACAGTACACAGTGTTGCCCTGGCAAACGATGACAAAGATGATGATGCACAACATAGGCTTCCCTACCTCCGTCCCCCGGTGTTTATTGTTGGAACACATGCTGACAAACCAGTTGAAGACATAGCAgttgtaaaaaaacaaatacaggaGAGAATTTCTGGTATGGAATATGAGAAGCATGTGATCAGACCCTTATTCTGCATTGACAACACTGAGAGGCCAAACTTGATCAAGAAATTTATCCAGAAGATTCAAAAGCagagaggaaaacataaaacaG AGGAAGAAGGAAAAGCAGATGGAATAAAAGAATTGCAGAACAAAATCCTGGAGGTGTTGAGGCAGGAGCCTTATATGGGGGAGAGGATACCTGTCAG ATGGTTTTTGTTCGAAAAGGTGATTGAAGCTTTGGTGGCTAAACAGATTTATCACAGAAATCTGCAACAACTTGAGCACTATGCAAAGAAAGATTGTTTCATGAAAGATGCAAAAGAGTTTGAGTCCATGATCAGTTTTTACCATGGCCTGGGGATGATAATCAAGCACCGCAGTACAGTTGTACTAAAGGCTCAGTGGTTGATTGATCTGTTCAAACAGCTGATAACCATTCCACCTTTCAATAAACAG AATGCTCGATATGCTAATTTCTGGCGGGAGCTTGAAGGAAGTGGCATCCTTAGCATGGAACATGTTGATTACGTGTTCTCCAGCTTTATTCAACCAGGAATCATTAGAGAAGACATTCTGGACATGATGGAGCAATTTGGTTTGATCGCTAAGTTCTCAGTTTCCCCAAATGAGGAGAAGTACTTTGTACCAGCTCAGTTGAAGTCATCACCAGTAGAACTCTGTAAGATGGAACCATCACCAACTGATCCATGTCCATTGTATCTCCTCTTTGTCCATGGCTTTGTCCCTCATGGTCTCTTCTTGCAGCTTGTCTCGCGATCCATTCATTGGTGTTCAAAGACATGGGCCACACATCAACCCACCCTGTACCAAAATGGAGCATGGTTCATCATTGGAAAAGATATTCATGATTTTGTCCTCATATGCAAAACAGGATTTGTGAAGGTAATCTTGAGACAAAAAGCACAAAGTCATCAGGTTGTAGGACAGAACTCCATCGAACTAGCAACTCTTGTTCGTGAATTTCTTGAAGACACCCTAAAGAATTTGTCACAAGAAATGCCCTACCTGAGGGGACTGCAGTATAGGCTGTGTGTTGCATGTCCTAACTGTCATCAAAGGACAGATGAAATGCGTCGTGCATGCTCAGACCACATGAAAACCACTTGCACACACAAGGACTGCCTCCACCTCATTGATGCAAACGAAGGTCAGCCGGACATCTGTAAGCGAAAACCTTGGGATATGATAGAAACAGTTTGTGGATTGAAGAAATGGTTCTTGAAAAGAAGAAGTCAG ggttTGTCCTCTTCAAATGTAGCTGCTAGATCACATGATAAAGCGAGTGAAATCAATCCGATGAAGTCTGCCACAGCATTGAAGGTGACTCTCCTGGGCAGTGAGTGGAGTTCGTCAATGGGGGGCTTGTCCACTATCAATAGACAGCTTGCCATTCTGTTGGCCAAACATTCTGAAGTGGATGTTACTCTCCTTGTCCCACAGTTTGCCTGTTCTGATGACGAGAGGAGAATGGCATCTAGTCACAATGTTTCTATCCAAGACGCCGAGAAACTTGCAGGCTTCAGTGATCCTCTTGAATGGTTGAGTTTTCCACCAAGAGACCTTGACATTGACTTTGTGCTGGGTCATGGTGCAAAGCTTGGTAAGCAAGCCCAAGTTATCAGAAAGTATCACAGTTGCAAGTGGATTCAGGTGGTGCACACTGCACCTGAAGAACTAGGAATGTACAAAGACTATCCCATGGCCATTTCCAAAGGTGAAGATAAGAGAACAACTGAAGTGGAGTTGTGTAAGTTGGCAGATGCTGTGGTAGCAGTTGGACCAAAGTTGACAAAGGCATACTCTTCTTACTTGCGCTCATGTGAGAAGCACCAAGATATAATTCAACTGACACCAAGCACGTTCATTGAGTTTTCTGACGTTAAACAAGCTGCAGTTGACATGGACAACTTTAAGGTTCTAACGTTTGGCCGTGGTGACCCAGAGGACTTCAGCTTGAAGGGCTATGATATCTCTGCCAGAGCAATAGTTGAACTGAAAGACAGGTCTTATCATCTGACTTTCGTGGGTGCACCTGACGGTAAACAGGATGAGGTAGCAAAGAATTTACTCAAGAGTGGAATTGATAAAAAGCAGCTGGCGGTGAATAAATTTGTGCAAAGTAAAGAGAgattgaaagaattattttgtgaagTAGATCTCTGCATCATGCCCTCTAGAACAGAGGGGTTTGGTTTGACGGCTTTAGAAGCATTGTCTGCTGGTCTTCCCATTCTTGTCAGTGGAAACTCAGGATTTGGTGAAGCACTGTGCACTGTACCATCAGGAAAATCATTCGTGGTGGAGTCTGAGGACCCTCAGGAGTGGGCAAAGGCAATTGCTTGTGTCCGACAGAAGAAAAGATCAGATCGACTTCAAGATATTCAACAGCTGAGGAGGTCATATGAAGAGAAGTTTAGCTGGGAGAAGCAGTGTGACAGTCTTGTGGAAAAGATGTGGGACATAGTTCATG CTTCTAAAAGACAAGACACAAGTTTCAGAGCTCGGCAGGTCAAAGTTGTTGACACGTCAACTGAACAACTAACAGTGGATTCATTACTGACTCCAA GTTCTCTCAAACGAATCATCCAGGAACTTCACCAGATGCAACTGGATGCAAGCAAAGTCAAGAGCAGAACAGATCTATCTTTGGGGCTGAGGAATATTGCATCAGATAGGGGCTTCAGAATATCTGACAACGAAGGATTAGGAAATTGCATGTTCTATGCCTTGTCTGAACAACTGGAAATTGTTAAGGGAATCAAAATCCCACATTGCGAATTAAGACAAATCTTGGTTCAGTACCTCAGGGATAACCCAAAACTT CCAGATGGAACAGATCTGTTTCACTTTGTCCATGGACATCAAACATGGAATGGATACCTGGCACACATGGAACAAGATGGCACTTGGGGTGATCATGTGATCCTGTGTGCTGCAGCAAACTACTTTAAAACATTCATTCATGTGGTCAGCAGTCTATCTCATAGCAATGATGTAATCATAACGCCATATTGTCCAGTTGACAAAAGCAAACCTCTTGTGCTGGGACATATTCATGAGGTGCACTATGTTAGCCTTCAACCTGTGCAAG GTTAA